The following coding sequences are from one Salvia hispanica cultivar TCC Black 2014 chromosome 3, UniMelb_Shisp_WGS_1.0, whole genome shotgun sequence window:
- the LOC125214617 gene encoding cilia- and flagella-associated protein 251-like: MARKQLPSGRNRNPNNDSTSPATTKNSPKTIGNSSNGSRNRITEAANGDASSEDTEVSVVPSSSVESENDEATDSSEAEDDGVEQRSSSNEEEEEEVEEEEEEGEGEGEGEEEEEEEQEQEQEDEDEETKPNSVNRKGKRDNAKSKGKKRSRKEEDESEAEEKGENAQYVFPMKRINRIAKVENPDRKFFQEAVFVINKASEKFLQVFCKEAYACAFLEKKKQIAYNHLSSVVSKRKRFQFISDFVPEKTKAKDALALGEEAEMTKAKEK, translated from the exons ATGGCGAGAAAGCAATTGCCTTCGGGGAGGAACAGAAACCCCAACAACGATTCCACCAGCCCCGCCACAACAAAGAATTCTCCTAAAACCATCGGGAACAGCAGCAACGGAAGCCGAAACAGAATCACGGAGGCCGCCAATGGCGATGCTTCCAGCGAGGATACGGAAGTATCCGTTGTTCCGTCCTCGAGTGTGGAATCGGAAAACGATGAGGCCACGGATTCCAGTGAGGCGGAGGACGACGGAGTAGAACAGAGGAGCTCGAGCAacgaagaagaggaagaagaggtagaagaggaagaagaagaaggggaaggggaaggggaaggggaagaggaagaggaagaggaacaGGAACAGGAAcaggaagatgaagatgaagaaacgAAGCCAAATAGCGTTAATAGGAAAGGCAAAAGGGACAATGCGAAGAGTAAGGGGAAAAAGAGAAGTAGAAAAGAGGAAGACGAATCGGAGGCGGAGGAGAAGGGCGAGAACGCGCAGTATGTGTTTCCGATGAAGCGGATCAATCGGATTGCTAAGGTCGAGAATCCTGATCGTAAGTTTTTCCAGGAGGCGGTATTCGTCATCAATAAAGCTTCG GAGAAgtttcttcaagttttctgCAAGGAGGCATATGCTTGCGCATttcttgaaaagaaaaaacagaTTGCTTACAATCATTTGT CTTCAGTAGTTTCCAAACGGAAGCGATTTCAGTTTATCTCCG ATTTTGTTCCTGAGAAGACGAAGGCGAAGGATGCTTTAGCACTAGGGGAAGAGGCTGAGATGACGAAGGCTAAGGAGAAATAA
- the LOC125214616 gene encoding serine/threonine-protein kinase GRIK2-like has translation MFAKRNSIEKVTEMGCCGCFGFSFLKSPKKVTKPTKATSKNVSEELLLHDDPEDEQGSSFQDDTDGSGNADDLDFQSPAKRSLEILTNLIQHELICREFPVKETDSVVRSEDENGNKTINEYVRVRKIGAGSYGKVVLYQSRLHGTYYAIKIFHKSHLSKLRVSPSETALSDVRREVLIMKVLSHPNIVNLVEVIDDPTDDNLYMVLEYVEGKWVFDGAGPPSCLGEETARKYIRDVVSGLIYLHAHNIVHGDIKPDNLLVTSSGTVKIGDFGVSQVFEEDNDDLRRSPGTPVFTAPECCLGLTYHGKAADTWAVGITLYCMVLGKYPFLGETLQDTYDKIVNSPLLLPDEMNPLLKNLIEGLLCKDPEKRMTLENVSQHDWVIGEDGPIPQFLCWCKRKRLQRNASDGNGTETLS, from the exons ATGTTCGCTAAGAGGAATTCGATCGAGAAAGTGACAGAAATGGGCTGCTGTGGGTGTTTTGGTTTCTCATTTCTGAAAAGTCCCAAGAAGGTGACAAAACCCACCAAGGCAACTAGCAAGAATGTAAGTGAGGAGTTATTGTTGCATGATGATCCCGAAGATGAGCAGGGTAGTAGTTTCCAGGATGATACGGATGGGTCTGGAAATGCGGATGACCTTGACTTTCAAAGCCCAGCAAAACGATCACTCGAGATTCTCACGAACTTGATTCAACACGAGTTGATATGTAGGGAGTTCCCTGTTAAGGAAACCGACAGTGTCGTTCGTTCGGAG gatgaaaatggaaacaagACCATTAATGAATATGTCCGGGTGCGGAAGATTGGCGCTGGTAGCTATGGGAAAGTG GTTCTCTACCAAAGCCGTTTACATGGAACATATTACGCAATAAAG ATCTTTCACAAGTCTCATTTATCAAAGCTGAGAGTTTCACCCTCAGAAACTGCATTGAGTGATGTTCGTCGTGAG gtTTTAATCATGAAAGTGCTGAGTCATCCCAATATAGTCAATCTTGTCGAGGTTATCGATGACCCAACGGACGATAACTTGTATATGG TTCTTGAATATGTGGAGGGCAAGTGGGTCTTTGATGGCGCTGGTCCACCTAGCTGTCTTGGAGAAGAAACTGCACGGAAATACATACGTGATGTAGTCTCTGGTTTGATTTACCTCCATGCTCAT AATATAGTGCATGGAGATATCAAACCTGATAACTTACTAGTCACAAGTTCTGGCACAGTCAAGATAGGGGATTTTGGCGTCAGCCAGGTTTTTGAG GAAGACAATGACGATCTTCGACGCTCTCCAGGAACTCCTGTGTTCACTGCCCCTGAGTGCTGTTTAG GCCTAACCTATCATGGAAAAGCTGCCGACACCTGGGCGGTTGGCATTACTTTGTACTGTATGGTTCTGGGGAAATATCCATTTCTAGGGGAGACGCTTCAGGACACTTATGATAAG ATTGTAAATAGCCCGCTGTTGCTCCCTGACGAGATGAATCCTCTCTTAAAGAACCTAATTGAGGGCCTTCTCTGCAAAG ATCCAGAAAAAAGAATGACGCTAGAGAATGTCTCGCAGCATGATTGGGTCATTGGAGAAGACGGGCCCATCCCTCAGTTTTTGTGCTGGTGCAAGCGCAAGAGACTGCAGAGAAACGCATCTGATGGAAATGGAACAGAAACTCTCAGTTAA
- the LOC125215175 gene encoding zinc finger protein BALDIBIS-like: protein MMSINDELSSVNPPPLRGLIQEQFTINPTNPNPSNINPSKRKRNLPGTPDPDAEVIAMSPKSLMATNRFVCEICNKGFQRDQNLQLHRRGHNLPWKLKQRNKEEVVRKKVYICPEKTCAHHHPSRALGDLTGIKKHYSRKHGEKKWKCDKCSKKYAVMSDWKAHNKICGTREYKCDCGTLFSRKDSFITHRAFCDALVEESARFSNRNGLVMDAFQNNSNNNVDFSGVFEPGSQINRFPLWLESANYPNSSNENTFLNTNASRLQEEIIHQQLDSQSQWLSRGQEEESFLGGVLKEEDNKSSLSQTPSSLYYTHQAAAAPMSATALLHKAAQMGSTRSAAGFGLMSPSSFSSSARGKDDQGSKNQRVMEGESSLTRDFLGVGGKELKSNFFATMEMGHYNRNH, encoded by the exons ATGATGTCGATTAACGACGAACTATCTTCGGTGAATCCACCTCCCCTGAGAGGGCTCATTCAAGAGCAATTCACCATCAACCCCACCAATCCAAACCCTAGCAATATCAATCCCTCGAAACGGAAGCGAAACCTCCCCGGAACACCAG ATCCGGATGCGGAAGTGATAGCGATGTCGCCCAAGTCTCTGATGGCGACGAACAGATTCGTGTGTGAGATCTGCAACAAGGGTTTCCAGAGGGACCAGAACCTGCAGCTGCACCGGCGAGGGCACAACCTGCCGTGGAAGCTGAAGCAGCGGAACAAGGAGGAGGTGGTGAGGAAGAAGGTGTACATCTGTCCCGAGAAGACATGCGCGCACCACCACCCGTCCAGGGCTCTCGGAGATCTCACCGGGATCAAGAAGCACTACAGCAGGAAGCACGGCGAGAAGAAGTGGAAGTGCGACAAATGCTCCAAGAAATACGCAGTCATGTCTGATTGGAAAGCTCACAACAAGATTTGTGGCACCAGAGAATACAAGTGTGATTGCGGAACCCTCTTTTCTAG AAAAGATAGCTTCATCACGCACAGAGCCTTCTGCGACGCGCTGGTGGAAGAGAGCGCGAGGTTCAGCAACAGGAACGGGCTAGTGATGGATGCTTTCCAGAACAATAGTAACAATAATGTGGATTTTTCTGGGGTTTTCGAGCCGGGGAGCCAGATTAACCGGTTCCCCTTGTGGCTGGAGTCTGCAAATTATCCGAATTCGTCTAACGAAAACACTTTCTTGAATACTAATGCGAGCAGATTGCAAGAGGAAATCATCCACCAACAGCTGGACTCACAGAGCCAGTGGCTGAGCCGGGGGCAGGAGGAGGAATCTTTCCTCGGAGGAGTGCTGAAAGAGGAAGACAACAAATCAAGTTTGTCCCAAACTCCCTCCTCACTTTATTACACTCACCAAGCAGCAGCAGCTCCCATGTCCGCAACTGCATTGCTGCACAAGGCGGCTCAGATGGGCTCCACTAGAAGCGCGGCTGGGTTCGGCCTCATGAGCCCTTCCTCCTTCTCGAGCTCGGCCCGTGGGAAAGATGATCAGGGAAGCAAGAATCAGAGGGTGATGGAAGGGGAGAGCAGCCTGACTCGGGATTTTCTCGGGGTCGGAGGGAAGGAGTTGAAGTCCAATTTCTTTGCTACGATGGAGATGGGCCATTATAACAGAAATCACTGA